In Terriglobia bacterium, the genomic stretch CATGGGATTGTGTTTGGCGGCGTAGTTGAACTGGTTGGAGCCGTTGAACTGATTGAAATTGCCGGGGGCAAAGATGCCGGAGATGCTCTTCAGCGGAACGGTCCACTGGTTGCGGGGCAGAGGGACGTTGGTGAGCTGGCCGCCAACGGTGGTGAGGTCAGTGTCTTCCTGATACGAACGCCAGGTTTTTCCTGCCTGCGTCAGCAAGGTGACCAGGTGCTGCGTCGAGTTCTGGATGGACGGGTTCACGGCAGCGAAGGGGTCGTTATCGTTCAAGATGCCAAAATTGGTTCCCGCTTCCGCCCACAGGTAATTGGGTTCGGAAGGATGAATATGAGGATTGTTGCCGCCGGCGGTGGCCAAGACGTTGTGGTAGTTGGTGGCGTAGGCGACGTGTTCGCTGATGCGGACGTCGCGGCCGTTGATGCGGGCAAACGCGGTCCCGTTGACCAGGCTGTTGATGAACGGCGCGGCCGGGTTTTGAAAAATCTGCTGGATTCCGCCGGTGAACTGGTTGGCCGGCTGCGTCCAGTTGTGGTTTTCCATCGCGATCACGAAAACTGTTTTGATTTCTTCCGCGCCGGCGTTCAAGCGGCCCAAGATGATCATCAGGGCAAATACGCCCAGCGTGCCAAGACGTCTGACGTGCGACATTGAATTCTCCAGTTGGTGGGATTGGCGGCGTACGCTGGAACGCGTCCGGATCACTTGCGGTGAAACTCTGGCGACCATCGTGCCCCGCTATACCGATAGCAGGTCTGTTCGGCACGAAGGTGAACGAGAGATTACTTTTTGATGAATGGTGGTTAACAAAGGAAAACGTTGACCGGAGGCGCCGCGGCTGCGTATAGCTGAAGAGAACTTGCGGAGCGCAAGCCGGGTCCCCGGAGCGCGATTGCCAAAGCCCAGACGCCATCCAACCCTGACCTTCAGGACACTTGACACGCGTGCGCATGGATGAACTTCTTCGTTGTTTTCAAGGCGAATATAAATCGGTAAAATGATGCTGACCAGAGTTTGCCAAGATATTTGAAAGCCAAAATAGCCATTAGCCCTTAGCCATTAGCCGTGAGAGGCAGGGAGTATCGGCAGACCACAAGATGTATGGATGATCTAAGGTTCGTCAACCCTACATCTTGTAGTGTCGCGATCCGGCGCGTTGCCGTGCCAGCTAAGTTATTTGTTTCTACTGCGAAATCGCAGGCGAGGGCGCTTGCGCTCCACGCTTTTTGCGGAGTATCGCCGGGGATGATATGAGCTAAGTCTATATTTTCCGGGGATGAACGGGGAGGGGCAGGCGCGCGAAGCGCGCCTGATCGCCGAGATCGCCGACATCGCAGCGTGATCGCCGTAATCGGAAAGGCAAACCTTTACCACGGATCAACACGGATAACAATGATCGGAAAGGCAAAAGCAGGTTCCTCCCCTTCGGCTTAGCCCAGGGTCGGAATGACAAGTTATGGAGCGGCATCGGAACACAAGAATCGGTGGTCGCCCACAGCCTAAATCGTCGGAAAGATGTCTGCTTCCGGCCGGGACGAATCGGCTAACAATGGCCTTTGCGCCTGAGTCCAAGACAGGGAACCAGGAGGAGATGAAGATCATGACCAAAGCATTGCGTTGTCTGGCGGTTCTGGTATTGCCGTTGGTGCTGTCGGTGTGTTCGTTTGCCGGAGCAGGAGCGGCCCATCCGGAGATGGTGGTGTCCGCGCAGTGGCTGGCCG encodes the following:
- a CDS encoding alkaline phosphatase family protein — protein: MSHVRRLGTLGVFALMIILGRLNAGAEEIKTVFVIAMENHNWTQPANQFTGGIQQIFQNPAAPFINSLVNGTAFARINGRDVRISEHVAYATNYHNVLATAGGNNPHIHPSEPNYLWAEAGTNFGILNDNDPFAAVNPSIQNSTQHLVTLLTQAGKTWRSYQEDTDLTTVGGQLTNVPLPRNQWTVPLKSISGIFAPGNFNQFNGSNQFNYAAKHNPMVFFTDSSGGNDLTTANPLRTQYAPLQQFFADLDNDTVADYNFITPNQFNDQHTTLTGGYKGLTGDPAKILQGDDFLRQVIPVIMASKAYKEHGVIIIWWDESEQDGVAGDNLDDFNHTIGEIVISPRAHKNVNGLPYASPLNFTHSSDLRTMQEIFRLGPAFLGDAANAIDLSDLFEHGAIPNGLKDNDKDKD